In one window of Rhodoglobus vestalii DNA:
- a CDS encoding mannosyltransferase family protein, whose amino-acid sequence MADRSLASAVRRATTAVLAPERWWVAVIAIFAASRVVTTSILLAYASIQPANSWTGPRPDYFSFAKIWDGHWYYIIALTGYPTELPRDDAGYVAENAWAFMPVYPAIVRFFMTVTTLDFAVVAVIVSLGFALAAALVFYRMMNHVLPARTALFSVVIFCFAPLSAILQVAYAESMSLFLLMLALYWLMKRHYWMLFPVIAVMSLTRPSGLAFALALGLHVVYRWWVRGRDGFPRREAVAAVSATVFSVVMGFAWLLIAAAVTGSLSAYTDTELAWRAPYIGHVELVPFAAWFQAAGFWAAWWNVPQWLLSVLIVAGVLGFFGFLLTRPARRLGVDLRLWLVSYALYILAVFFPQSSTFRLLMPMFPLAGILAQPKSPRYRILLVLACIAGQWGWIHIGWWVDNYDWSPP is encoded by the coding sequence GTGGCTGACCGCTCGCTAGCCTCCGCGGTGCGCCGGGCAACAACGGCGGTGCTTGCCCCCGAACGATGGTGGGTTGCGGTCATCGCGATCTTCGCCGCCTCCCGGGTCGTCACGACATCCATTCTGTTGGCGTACGCATCCATTCAGCCGGCCAATAGCTGGACGGGACCGCGGCCGGACTACTTCTCGTTCGCGAAAATCTGGGACGGCCACTGGTACTACATCATTGCGCTCACTGGGTATCCGACCGAGTTGCCTCGGGATGATGCGGGTTATGTTGCCGAGAATGCGTGGGCATTCATGCCCGTCTATCCGGCCATCGTGCGCTTCTTTATGACGGTGACGACACTCGATTTCGCTGTCGTGGCCGTCATTGTCTCGCTGGGGTTTGCGCTTGCAGCGGCACTAGTGTTTTACCGGATGATGAATCATGTGCTCCCGGCACGCACTGCTCTGTTCTCAGTGGTGATTTTTTGTTTCGCCCCCCTCTCGGCCATTCTGCAGGTCGCCTACGCCGAATCAATGTCGCTGTTTCTGCTCATGCTTGCCCTCTACTGGCTGATGAAGCGTCACTACTGGATGCTGTTTCCCGTCATCGCGGTGATGTCACTCACCAGGCCGAGCGGGCTTGCCTTCGCGCTCGCGCTCGGCTTACACGTTGTCTACCGCTGGTGGGTTCGCGGTCGTGATGGGTTTCCCCGTCGAGAGGCGGTTGCGGCAGTCTCAGCGACGGTGTTTAGCGTGGTCATGGGGTTTGCGTGGTTGTTGATTGCGGCGGCGGTAACGGGGTCGCTCAGCGCCTACACCGACACTGAGTTGGCCTGGCGTGCGCCCTACATCGGCCATGTCGAACTGGTGCCATTTGCGGCGTGGTTTCAAGCTGCCGGTTTTTGGGCCGCTTGGTGGAATGTTCCGCAGTGGCTGCTTTCGGTGCTGATCGTTGCCGGGGTTCTTGGCTTCTTCGGATTTCTTCTCACCCGGCCTGCGCGGCGGTTGGGTGTCGACCTGCGCTTGTGGTTGGTGAGTTACGCGCTCTATATTCTGGCGGTATTTTTTCCGCAGTCGAGCACTTTCCGGCTCCTGATGCCGATGTTTCCGCTCGCGGGCATACTTGCCCAGCCTAAGTCTCCCCGCTACCGAATTCTGCTTGTGCTCGCCTGCATCGCGGGTCAGTGGGGCTGGATTCACATTGGGTGGTGGGTGGATAACTATGACTGGTCTCCGCCATAA
- the dapE gene encoding succinyl-diaminopimelate desuccinylase, with amino-acid sequence MPVTDPTVPVLDLGASSPDLTRQLCDIESVSGNERRIADAVETALRAFGHLEVIRDADAVVARTSGGKPQRVVIAGHLDTVPVNQNLPTTTEIFDGEEHLMGRGTVDMKGAVAIALKLAAELTDPMIDVTWIFYDHEEVEAELNGLGRLARNRPDLMIGDFAIIGEPSNSSIEGGCNGTARIDIRLTGLRAHSARAWMGENAIHAAAPVLAILAAYEPEQHEVDGLVYREGLNAVGISGGVAGNVIPDAAIVTVNFRFAPDRSPEQAIAHLSEIFVGFDFEVTDLAGGARPGLDSAIAQEFIMAVGGTPAPKYGWTDVARFSELGVPAVNYGPGNPLRAHADDERVATREIVACEQGLRAWLTAR; translated from the coding sequence ATGCCTGTGACCGACCCCACCGTTCCCGTGCTCGATTTGGGTGCCTCCAGCCCCGACCTCACCCGCCAGTTGTGCGATATCGAGTCGGTTTCTGGCAATGAGCGTCGAATTGCGGATGCCGTCGAGACTGCTCTTCGCGCATTCGGACATCTTGAGGTGATCCGTGACGCCGATGCCGTCGTCGCCCGCACCAGTGGCGGGAAGCCTCAGCGTGTTGTGATTGCCGGCCACCTCGATACGGTGCCGGTGAACCAAAATTTGCCCACGACCACCGAAATTTTTGATGGTGAAGAACACCTGATGGGTCGCGGAACGGTTGATATGAAAGGTGCGGTCGCCATCGCGCTGAAGTTGGCCGCGGAACTGACCGATCCGATGATCGACGTGACCTGGATTTTCTATGACCATGAGGAGGTTGAGGCTGAGCTCAACGGTCTTGGCAGGCTGGCCCGCAATCGACCAGATCTCATGATTGGTGACTTTGCCATCATCGGTGAGCCATCCAACTCCAGTATCGAGGGAGGCTGTAACGGCACTGCACGCATCGATATTCGGTTGACGGGGCTGCGGGCACACTCCGCACGCGCCTGGATGGGCGAGAACGCGATCCACGCAGCAGCGCCGGTGCTGGCAATTTTGGCGGCCTACGAGCCAGAGCAGCACGAAGTGGATGGTCTGGTATATCGCGAGGGGCTCAATGCTGTCGGAATCTCGGGTGGGGTTGCCGGCAACGTGATTCCTGATGCTGCGATCGTCACGGTCAATTTTCGCTTCGCCCCCGACCGCAGTCCCGAGCAGGCAATTGCGCACCTGAGCGAGATTTTTGTTGGCTTCGATTTTGAGGTTACCGACCTCGCCGGGGGAGCGCGCCCCGGGCTGGATTCAGCGATCGCCCAAGAATTCATTATGGCTGTCGGTGGTACCCCCGCGCCCAAGTATGGCTGGACAGACGTTGCCCGTTTCTCCGAACTTGGTGTGCCGGCCGTCAACTATGGGCCCGGAAACCCGCTGCGCGCCCACGCTGATGATGAACGGGTGGCCACGCGTGAGATTGTGGCCTGCGAGCAGGGGCTGAGGGCGTGGCTGACCGCTCGCTAG
- the dapD gene encoding 2,3,4,5-tetrahydropyridine-2,6-dicarboxylate N-succinyltransferase: protein MTSRTAWGYGLATIAGDGTTLDVWFPAPHLGSIPQGTDPHYTPADLEQHLGDDPRRRVSTQFVTVEIDLDAAPHNTADAYLRLHLLSHLLVEPNSINLDGLFGALPIVVWTTAGAVHPDDFAELRFSLQRAGIAVTGVDKFPRMLDYVIPGRVRIADASRVRLGAYLSPGTTVMHEGFVNFNAGTLGSSMVEGRISQGVVVGDGADIGGGASIMGTLSGGGTERVSIGARALLGANSGIGIAIGDDSVVEAGLYVTAGTKVTIIDGSPTPRTVKAVELSGVNGLLFRRNSLTGAVEVLPRSGSGVVLNTVLHA, encoded by the coding sequence ATGACTTCGCGCACAGCATGGGGATACGGACTTGCAACAATCGCCGGCGATGGAACAACACTCGATGTGTGGTTTCCTGCCCCGCACCTGGGATCCATCCCGCAGGGAACTGACCCGCACTACACCCCGGCCGACCTGGAGCAGCACCTGGGTGACGATCCGCGCCGCCGAGTGAGCACCCAATTCGTGACGGTAGAGATCGATCTGGATGCCGCACCACACAACACGGCAGACGCCTACCTACGCCTACACCTGCTCAGTCATCTTCTCGTCGAACCCAACAGCATCAACCTCGACGGTCTCTTCGGCGCCCTCCCGATCGTCGTGTGGACCACGGCCGGAGCGGTGCATCCCGACGACTTTGCCGAACTTCGATTCTCGCTGCAGCGAGCCGGTATCGCTGTCACCGGTGTCGATAAATTCCCGCGGATGCTCGACTATGTGATCCCTGGGCGTGTGCGCATCGCCGACGCCTCTCGCGTGCGCCTCGGCGCCTACCTCTCGCCCGGTACCACGGTGATGCACGAGGGTTTCGTCAACTTCAATGCTGGCACGCTCGGCAGTTCGATGGTGGAGGGGCGCATCTCGCAGGGTGTTGTTGTGGGCGACGGTGCCGATATTGGTGGCGGAGCATCCATCATGGGCACTCTCAGCGGTGGCGGCACCGAGCGCGTATCGATTGGTGCGCGTGCGCTTTTGGGCGCCAACTCGGGCATCGGCATTGCGATCGGCGATGACTCGGTGGTTGAGGCTGGCCTCTATGTGACTGCGGGAACCAAGGTGACCATCATTGATGGTTCGCCAACCCCTCGCACCGTCAAAGCTGTTGAACTCAGTGGTGTGAACGGGTTGTTGTTCCGCCGCAATTCACTCACCGGCGCTGTCGAGGTTTTGCCTCGCAGCGGCAGCGGGGTCGTGCTGAATACCGTGCTGCACGCCTAG
- a CDS encoding citrate synthase: MATLHFPGGSAEFPIVHGVDGHNSIDISTFMKQTGYTALDQGFVNTASTRSEITYIDGDRGILRYRGYAIEDVAAKSTYLEVAWLLIYGELPSASQLAEFDENIRRHTLLHEDLRRFFDALPHSAHPMSVLSSAVSALSTYYEDSHDVRDPEQVELSTIRLLAKLPVIAAYAHKKSLGQALLYPDNSLSFVDNFLKLNFGNMAEEYEVNPVLSKALERLLILHEDHEQNASTSTVRLVGSTEANIFVSISAGINALYGPLHGGANEAVLKMLSEIQQSGEGVQKFVERVKRKEDGVRLMGFGHRVYKSFDPRARLVKESADEVLADLGVSDPLLDLARELEEVALADDYFVERKLYPNVDFYTGVIYKAMGFPPRMFTVLFAIGRLPGWIANWREMNQDPNTKIGRPQQLYTGPETRAWPQR, encoded by the coding sequence ATGGCCACCCTCCACTTTCCGGGGGGCAGTGCCGAATTTCCAATAGTCCATGGAGTCGATGGTCACAACAGCATCGATATCTCTACCTTCATGAAGCAGACCGGTTACACGGCACTCGACCAGGGTTTTGTGAATACCGCCTCGACTCGCAGCGAGATCACCTACATCGATGGTGATCGTGGCATTCTTCGCTACCGCGGCTATGCAATCGAAGATGTTGCCGCCAAGTCCACCTATCTAGAAGTAGCGTGGTTGCTCATCTATGGTGAGCTTCCGAGCGCCTCGCAGCTCGCGGAATTCGATGAGAATATTCGTCGTCACACCCTGCTGCACGAAGACCTTCGTCGCTTCTTCGACGCATTGCCACACAGTGCGCACCCGATGTCGGTGCTGTCCAGCGCAGTGTCGGCGCTGTCGACGTATTACGAAGACTCACATGACGTGCGCGACCCTGAGCAGGTTGAGCTTTCGACCATTCGACTGCTTGCTAAGTTGCCCGTCATTGCTGCTTACGCTCATAAGAAGTCGCTGGGTCAGGCACTGCTGTACCCCGATAACTCGCTGAGCTTTGTCGACAATTTTTTGAAACTAAACTTCGGCAACATGGCCGAGGAGTATGAGGTCAATCCTGTTCTGAGCAAGGCGCTTGAGCGTCTGCTCATCTTGCACGAAGACCACGAACAGAATGCATCCACTTCGACCGTGCGTCTTGTTGGTTCGACCGAGGCGAACATCTTCGTTTCGATTTCCGCGGGCATCAACGCCCTCTACGGTCCGCTCCATGGTGGCGCGAACGAAGCGGTGCTCAAGATGCTGAGTGAAATCCAGCAGTCTGGCGAGGGCGTTCAAAAGTTTGTCGAACGCGTGAAGCGCAAAGAAGACGGTGTTCGTCTGATGGGCTTCGGCCATCGCGTCTATAAAAGCTTCGACCCGCGAGCCCGTCTCGTGAAAGAGAGTGCTGATGAGGTTCTTGCTGACCTCGGCGTCAGCGACCCGCTGCTTGACCTCGCCCGCGAGCTCGAAGAGGTTGCCCTCGCCGACGACTACTTCGTTGAGCGCAAGCTGTACCCCAATGTCGACTTCTATACGGGAGTAATTTACAAGGCGATGGGGTTCCCTCCACGCATGTTTACCGTCCTATTCGCCATTGGTCGCCTTCCCGGCTGGATCGCGAACTGGCGTGAAATGAACCAAGACCCGAATACTAAGATTGGTCGCCCGCAGCAGCTCTACACGGGGCCCGAAACACGCGCTTGGCCCCAGCGCTAG
- the dapC gene encoding succinyldiaminopimelate transaminase, with the protein MARTPLSLPNFPWDALVPYAKIAQSHPDGVVDLSVGSPVDPTPQIIRDTLAAATDAHAYPTTMGTAQLREAIVEWFERRRGVTGLTVDNVLPTIGSKELVALLPMLLGLGKDDVVVHPSVAYPTYAIGAALVGATALASDNPAEWPENTALVWLNSPGNPDGRVADVVELGAAVARARELGAVIASDECYAELNWNGSDPTPSILDPEVVGNDRSSVLAVYSLSKQSNLAGYRAAFVAGCSGLIAELLAVRKHAGLIAPGPVQEAMVTALSDEAHVAHQRELYRSRRAKLIPALERAGFHIDDSVAGLYLWATKNEDSWQTVGDLAQTGILVVPGSFYGEAPPRHVRIALTASDDTIADAVARLELLA; encoded by the coding sequence ATGGCGCGCACGCCGCTGTCTTTGCCCAATTTTCCGTGGGACGCTCTCGTTCCCTACGCAAAAATTGCGCAATCGCATCCTGATGGTGTCGTTGACCTTTCCGTAGGGTCGCCGGTAGACCCCACCCCGCAGATCATTCGTGACACCCTTGCTGCGGCAACGGACGCGCACGCCTACCCCACGACAATGGGCACCGCGCAGTTGCGCGAGGCAATTGTTGAGTGGTTTGAGCGCCGTCGTGGTGTGACCGGGTTGACGGTCGATAATGTGCTGCCCACGATCGGTTCCAAAGAACTGGTGGCACTGCTGCCGATGCTGCTCGGGCTTGGCAAAGACGATGTTGTGGTGCACCCATCGGTGGCGTATCCGACCTACGCGATTGGCGCGGCACTGGTCGGGGCCACGGCACTCGCCTCAGATAACCCGGCTGAATGGCCCGAGAACACGGCCCTCGTATGGCTTAATAGCCCCGGCAACCCGGATGGTCGTGTTGCCGATGTGGTCGAGTTAGGCGCGGCGGTCGCCCGTGCCCGGGAACTGGGCGCAGTGATCGCCTCCGATGAGTGTTATGCCGAACTGAACTGGAACGGCTCTGACCCCACACCCTCAATTCTCGATCCCGAGGTGGTTGGCAACGATCGCTCATCGGTGTTGGCGGTTTACTCGCTGAGCAAACAGTCAAATCTCGCTGGCTATCGCGCCGCGTTTGTCGCAGGGTGCTCCGGTCTTATCGCGGAGCTGTTGGCGGTTCGCAAGCATGCCGGACTAATCGCTCCCGGGCCAGTGCAGGAGGCGATGGTCACGGCGTTGAGCGATGAGGCCCACGTGGCTCACCAGCGTGAGCTATACCGTTCGCGGCGAGCCAAACTGATTCCGGCGCTTGAACGGGCCGGATTCCACATTGACGATAGCGTTGCGGGCCTCTACTTGTGGGCAACTAAGAACGAGGATTCCTGGCAAACCGTCGGAGATCTCGCTCAGACAGGCATTCTCGTTGTCCCGGGTTCCTTTTACGGTGAAGCACCTCCGCGACACGTGCGCATCGCGCTGACGGCAAGTGATGACACGATTGCGGATGCGGTAGCTCGGCTCGAATTGCTGGCTTAA
- the fdxA gene encoding ferredoxin, translating into MTYIIAQPCVDLKDRACVDECPVDCIYEGGRMLYIHPDECVDCGACEPVCPVEAIYYEDDTPDKWADYYKVNVEFFDLLEVSSPGGAAKVGAIDIDHPLVAALPEGGGSSD; encoded by the coding sequence GTGACGTACATCATCGCCCAGCCCTGTGTCGATCTGAAGGATCGCGCGTGTGTCGACGAGTGCCCCGTCGATTGCATCTACGAGGGCGGCCGCATGCTGTACATCCACCCCGATGAGTGCGTGGATTGTGGTGCCTGTGAGCCCGTGTGCCCCGTCGAGGCCATCTACTACGAAGATGACACGCCCGATAAGTGGGCAGATTACTACAAGGTCAACGTCGAATTCTTTGACCTCCTCGAAGTCAGTTCGCCAGGAGGGGCAGCGAAGGTGGGGGCTATCGACATCGATCATCCACTCGTCGCGGCGCTTCCCGAGGGCGGCGGATCTTCAGACTGA
- a CDS encoding PIG-L deacetylase family protein, with protein MKDRAQRVLVVSAHPEDEARVFGATISTLVQRGTELIVLSCSSSPEAVDLDASVRETLGITAHHVLRQDSGNQFGTRTARDLAADLVAAISALKPDVVVSYASSASGSINEPDARLAHEAVALATELAGVPFYAASSVQVDRGVAVSSAAAIAFKRRAWEMYNDGASVRESVSTPAEYLRRVRRRELVIGERSRLERAVLAIVATAVGALVGVVLTAVHQSTITIAGARVPWGIIATVALTTALILGLRLIYDTRVAPGFASLGVLLMSALLATAMPGGTVLIPSNLSGYVWTFAPVLIVLVVVGWPKVNRQAPVVSRDSIELNSPVKGADNP; from the coding sequence GTGAAAGATCGTGCGCAGCGCGTACTTGTTGTATCCGCACACCCCGAAGATGAAGCCAGAGTTTTTGGAGCGACCATCTCAACCCTGGTTCAGCGCGGAACCGAACTCATCGTACTCAGCTGCAGTAGTTCTCCCGAGGCAGTCGATCTCGACGCCAGTGTGCGCGAAACTCTCGGCATCACCGCGCACCATGTTTTGCGGCAAGACAGCGGAAACCAGTTCGGCACCCGGACCGCGCGCGATCTGGCGGCAGACCTGGTGGCCGCCATTTCCGCGCTCAAACCGGATGTCGTGGTGAGCTACGCCTCGTCCGCCAGCGGTAGCATCAACGAGCCTGACGCGCGGCTCGCGCACGAGGCGGTGGCTCTGGCTACCGAGCTTGCGGGCGTGCCGTTCTATGCGGCATCCTCAGTGCAGGTTGATCGCGGCGTCGCAGTTTCTTCGGCGGCGGCGATCGCTTTCAAGCGTCGCGCCTGGGAGATGTACAACGATGGGGCCTCCGTGAGAGAGAGCGTTTCGACGCCGGCTGAGTATCTGCGTCGGGTGCGCCGCCGCGAGTTGGTCATCGGTGAGCGCAGCCGGCTCGAGCGTGCGGTGCTCGCTATTGTTGCCACGGCTGTTGGCGCGTTGGTCGGTGTCGTTCTCACGGCGGTTCACCAATCCACTATTACTATTGCCGGTGCGCGAGTTCCCTGGGGCATCATCGCCACTGTTGCGTTGACGACAGCCCTGATCTTGGGATTGCGCCTCATTTACGACACCCGGGTTGCCCCCGGATTTGCCTCCCTCGGTGTGCTGCTGATGTCAGCGCTCTTGGCGACAGCGATGCCTGGTGGCACCGTTCTGATCCCCTCCAACCTCTCAGGGTACGTGTGGACTTTTGCCCCGGTGCTCATCGTTCTCGTAGTTGTTGGCTGGCCAAAGGTGAATCGTCAGGCTCCGGTGGTGAGCCGCGATAGCATTGAGTTGAACTCTCCCGTGAAAGGTGCGGATAACCCGTGA
- the typA gene encoding translational GTPase TypA — MAMATRSDLRNVAIVAHVDHGKTTLVDAMLRQTNSFEAHAHLEERAMDSNELEREKGITILAKNTAISYNGKYATEGPITINVIDTPGHADFGGEVERGLSMVDGVVLLVDASEGPLPQTRFVLRKALEAKLPVILLVNKTDRPDARIDEVVVESQDLLLGLASDMADDVPDLDLDAILDVPVVYASGRNGAASWNKPENGTLPDNGDLEPLFDAILKHVPAPSYDDAHPLQAWVTNLDSSPFLGRLALLRVFNGTIKKGQTVAWVKHDGSVANVRVTELLMTKALDRYPAESAGPGDIVAVAGFEDIFIGETLCDPDDVRPLPTITVDDPAISMTIGTNTSPVIGKVKGHKLTARMVKDRLDRELVGNVSLKLLDIGRPDAWEVQGRGELALAILVEQMRREGFELTVGKPQVVIRKIDGKVHEPFEHLTIDAPEEYLGAITQLLAARKGRMDGMSNHGTGWVRMEFIVPSRGLIGFRTEFLTITRGSGIANAVSHGYNQWAGEIVTRVNGSIVADRAGVATPFAMVALQERMSFFVEPTQEVYEGMVVGENSRADDMDVNITKEKQLTNMRQSTSDSFERMTPSRRLTLEECLEFAREDECVEVTPEFVRIRKVELDANARARQTSRLKKQNA, encoded by the coding sequence AACGTTGCAATCGTTGCCCACGTTGACCACGGAAAGACCACCCTCGTTGATGCGATGCTTCGCCAGACGAACTCGTTTGAAGCGCACGCGCACCTCGAAGAACGCGCAATGGACTCGAACGAGCTTGAGCGCGAAAAGGGCATCACGATTCTCGCGAAGAACACCGCGATCTCCTACAACGGTAAGTACGCCACTGAGGGACCCATCACGATCAATGTGATTGACACCCCCGGCCACGCCGACTTCGGTGGCGAGGTTGAGCGCGGACTCAGCATGGTAGACGGTGTCGTTCTGCTTGTTGACGCCAGTGAGGGTCCGCTGCCGCAGACCCGCTTCGTGCTCCGTAAGGCACTCGAGGCCAAGCTTCCTGTCATTCTGTTGGTCAACAAGACCGACCGGCCGGATGCCCGCATCGATGAGGTTGTTGTCGAGAGCCAAGACCTGCTGTTGGGTCTCGCCAGCGACATGGCGGACGACGTTCCCGATCTCGACCTGGATGCCATCCTTGACGTCCCCGTTGTTTACGCCTCGGGCCGCAATGGTGCCGCGAGCTGGAACAAACCGGAGAACGGCACCCTGCCCGACAACGGTGACCTCGAGCCACTGTTCGATGCCATCCTCAAGCACGTTCCCGCGCCGTCGTACGATGACGCACATCCCCTTCAGGCGTGGGTCACCAACCTCGACTCTTCGCCGTTCCTCGGTCGCCTCGCGCTACTGCGGGTTTTCAACGGAACGATCAAGAAGGGCCAAACTGTCGCCTGGGTCAAACACGACGGAAGCGTTGCGAACGTGCGGGTGACCGAGCTGCTGATGACGAAGGCACTTGACCGTTACCCAGCCGAAAGCGCCGGGCCCGGTGACATCGTTGCCGTTGCCGGATTTGAAGACATCTTCATTGGCGAGACACTGTGTGATCCTGACGATGTTCGTCCGCTGCCGACCATCACGGTTGACGACCCCGCGATCTCGATGACGATTGGCACGAACACCTCGCCGGTCATCGGCAAGGTCAAGGGCCACAAGCTCACCGCGCGTATGGTCAAGGATCGTCTCGACCGCGAGCTGGTGGGTAACGTTTCGCTGAAGCTTCTCGACATCGGCCGTCCCGACGCGTGGGAGGTTCAGGGCCGTGGAGAGCTTGCGCTGGCGATCCTCGTTGAACAGATGCGTCGTGAAGGCTTCGAACTAACCGTCGGCAAACCGCAGGTTGTCATCAGAAAGATCGACGGCAAAGTACACGAGCCGTTCGAGCACCTCACCATCGACGCGCCCGAAGAGTACCTGGGAGCGATCACTCAGCTCTTGGCTGCTCGCAAGGGCCGCATGGATGGCATGAGTAACCACGGCACCGGTTGGGTTCGGATGGAATTCATTGTTCCCTCGCGTGGACTTATCGGTTTCCGCACCGAGTTCTTGACGATCACGCGTGGTTCAGGCATCGCCAACGCCGTCTCCCACGGGTACAACCAGTGGGCCGGCGAGATCGTAACCCGGGTAAACGGTTCGATCGTTGCTGACCGCGCGGGAGTGGCTACGCCCTTTGCGATGGTTGCTTTGCAGGAACGGATGTCGTTCTTCGTTGAGCCGACCCAAGAGGTGTACGAAGGCATGGTCGTTGGCGAGAACTCACGCGCCGATGACATGGATGTCAACATCACCAAAGAAAAGCAGCTCACCAACATGCGCCAGTCGACCTCGGACTCGTTCGAGCGTATGACACCGTCACGCCGATTGACCTTGGAAGAGTGCCTCGAATTCGCTCGCGAAGACGAGTGCGTCGAGGTAACCCCCGAGTTCGTGCGAATCCGCAAGGTAGAGCTCGATGCCAACGCGCGCGCCCGTCAAACGTCGCGACTCAAGAAGCAAAACGCATAG